A window of Streptomyces armeniacus contains these coding sequences:
- a CDS encoding FecCD family ABC transporter permease, protein MTAVGRAGTPDPQPYPHPHPRPRPRPHHAPDAAVPRRPPARVRGRVRLLWLLAAVLVLAALMLASLAFGTRDVPWSDVWSALGGADGTLGEAAASKRIPRTVLAVLIGAALGLAGAVMQGVTRNPLADPGILGVNMGASLAVVTAVAYFGLSSPTGYIWTAMAGAALAAVFVYTVGTLGRGGATPLKLALAGAASSAAFASLVTAVVLPRNDIAGGFRLWQIGGVGGASFERTGQVLPFLGAGFVICLLSARSLNSLALGDELAAGIGERVAVARAVAALGAVVLCGAATAVAGPIGFVGLVVPHTCRLLVGVDHRWLLPFAALLGAALLTAADVTGRVVARPAEIDVGIITALIGAPFFIWIVRRQKVRAL, encoded by the coding sequence GTGACGGCGGTCGGCCGCGCGGGCACCCCGGACCCGCAGCCGTACCCGCACCCGCACCCGCGTCCCCGTCCGCGTCCGCACCACGCGCCGGACGCCGCCGTGCCGCGGCGGCCTCCGGCGCGCGTACGGGGGCGGGTACGGCTGCTGTGGCTGCTCGCCGCCGTCCTGGTGCTCGCCGCGCTGATGCTGGCCTCCCTGGCCTTCGGCACCCGGGACGTCCCCTGGTCCGACGTCTGGTCCGCGCTCGGCGGCGCCGACGGCACCCTGGGAGAGGCGGCGGCGAGCAAACGCATCCCCCGTACGGTGCTCGCGGTGCTGATCGGCGCGGCGCTCGGCCTCGCGGGCGCCGTCATGCAGGGCGTCACGCGCAACCCGCTGGCCGACCCCGGCATCCTCGGCGTCAACATGGGCGCCTCGCTCGCGGTCGTCACGGCCGTCGCGTACTTCGGGCTCTCCTCGCCCACCGGCTACATCTGGACCGCGATGGCGGGCGCGGCCCTCGCGGCCGTGTTCGTCTACACGGTCGGCACCCTCGGCCGTGGCGGCGCCACCCCGCTGAAGCTCGCGCTCGCCGGAGCGGCCAGCTCCGCCGCGTTCGCCTCGCTCGTCACCGCCGTCGTACTGCCCCGCAACGACATCGCCGGCGGCTTCCGGCTCTGGCAGATCGGCGGCGTGGGCGGGGCCTCGTTCGAACGCACCGGACAGGTGCTGCCGTTCCTCGGGGCGGGGTTCGTGATCTGCCTGCTGTCGGCCCGTTCCCTCAACTCCCTCGCCCTCGGCGACGAACTCGCCGCAGGCATCGGAGAGCGCGTCGCCGTGGCCCGTGCCGTGGCCGCGCTCGGCGCGGTCGTGCTGTGCGGGGCGGCGACGGCGGTGGCCGGGCCGATCGGCTTCGTCGGCCTCGTCGTTCCGCACACCTGCCGGCTGCTCGTCGGCGTGGACCACCGGTGGCTGCTGCCGTTCGCCGCGCTGCTGGGCGCGGCGCTGCTCACCGCGGCCGACGTGACCGGACGCGTCGTGGCACGTCCGGCGGAAATCGACGTGGGCATCATCACCGCCCTGATCGGCGCCCCCTTCTTCATCTGGATCGTCCGCCGGCAGAAAGTACGAGCCCTGTGA
- a CDS encoding MSMEG_1061 family FMN-dependent PPOX-type flavoprotein has translation MAAPASASASGAEPVSASDAASAGGLSELRSRTELRELLGEPHPIVIDKVHDRLTGEDTDILARSPFCLLATSGTGGTCDVSPRGDAPGFTHVVDAGTLALPDRPGNRRGDSLHNILDNPHAGLLYLVPGSRDVLRINGRARILTDAPFFDAMADAGRRPALALLVEIEQIYRHCAQSLHRSRLWDPA, from the coding sequence ATGGCCGCGCCCGCGTCCGCCTCCGCGTCGGGGGCCGAGCCCGTGTCCGCCTCCGATGCCGCCTCCGCCGGCGGCCTCAGCGAGCTGCGCTCACGCACCGAACTGCGGGAACTCCTCGGCGAACCGCACCCCATCGTGATCGACAAAGTGCACGACCGCCTCACCGGTGAGGACACGGACATCCTCGCCCGCTCCCCGTTCTGCCTCCTCGCCACCTCCGGCACGGGCGGCACCTGCGACGTCTCCCCCCGCGGAGACGCCCCCGGCTTCACCCATGTCGTGGACGCGGGCACGCTGGCGCTGCCCGACCGGCCCGGCAACCGGCGCGGCGACAGCCTGCACAACATCCTCGACAACCCGCACGCCGGACTGCTCTACCTCGTTCCCGGCAGCCGCGACGTCCTGCGGATCAACGGCAGGGCCCGCATCCTCACCGACGCCCCCTTCTTCGACGCGATGGCCGACGCGGGCAGGCGCCCGGCACTCGCCCTGCTCGTCGAGATCGAGCAGATCTACCGGCACTGCGCCCAGTCCCTGCACCGCTCCCGGCTGTGGGACCCGGCGTAG
- a CDS encoding FecCD family ABC transporter permease, whose protein sequence is MSAADTLEADTLERAPSSVRAVARGRVRRALRRRTVTAVLALLLAATFTVYLMAGDTFYPFDDVFRVVLGERVPGASFTVGRLRLPRAVLAVAAGFSFGLAGVTFQTLLRNPLASPDVIGISSGASAAAVLAIVTLSLDETRVSALAVAAALAVALLVYVLAFKDGVAGTRLILIGIGIAAMLDSVISYVLSQAAEWDLQEATRWLTGSLNSAAWQETLPVLAALAVLGPVLLGRGRSLSAMQLGDDTAAALGVRTERTRITVIVAAVGLIAVATAATGPIAFVAFLSGPIAARLVGPGGSPLLPAGLVGSLLVLLADFTGQHAFGTRLPVGVVTGVLGAPYLVYLIIRTNRTGGSL, encoded by the coding sequence GTGAGCGCCGCCGACACCCTTGAAGCCGACACCCTTGAACGGGCGCCCTCTTCCGTACGGGCCGTGGCCCGCGGCCGCGTACGGCGCGCGCTGCGGCGGCGTACGGTCACGGCGGTGCTGGCCCTCCTCCTGGCCGCCACGTTCACCGTGTACCTGATGGCCGGCGACACCTTCTACCCGTTCGACGACGTGTTCCGGGTGGTGCTCGGCGAGCGCGTTCCGGGGGCGTCCTTCACCGTCGGGCGGCTGCGGCTGCCGCGGGCGGTGCTCGCCGTCGCGGCGGGCTTCAGCTTCGGCCTGGCCGGCGTCACCTTCCAGACCCTGCTGCGGAATCCGCTCGCCAGCCCGGACGTCATCGGCATCAGCTCGGGCGCCAGCGCCGCCGCCGTACTGGCGATCGTCACGCTGTCGCTCGACGAGACGCGGGTGTCGGCCCTCGCGGTCGCCGCCGCCCTCGCGGTGGCCCTGCTCGTGTACGTCCTCGCGTTCAAGGACGGCGTGGCCGGCACGCGGCTCATCCTGATCGGCATCGGGATCGCCGCGATGCTCGACAGCGTCATCTCGTACGTCCTGTCGCAGGCCGCCGAGTGGGACCTCCAGGAGGCGACGCGGTGGCTGACCGGCAGCCTCAACAGCGCGGCCTGGCAGGAGACCCTGCCCGTACTCGCCGCACTGGCCGTGCTCGGCCCGGTCCTGCTGGGGCGGGGACGGAGCCTCTCCGCGATGCAGCTCGGCGACGACACCGCGGCCGCGCTCGGCGTACGCACGGAGCGCACCCGGATCACGGTCATCGTCGCCGCCGTCGGGCTGATCGCCGTCGCCACCGCGGCGACGGGGCCGATCGCGTTCGTCGCGTTCCTGTCCGGGCCCATCGCGGCGCGGCTCGTCGGGCCCGGCGGTTCACCGCTGCTGCCCGCGGGGCTCGTCGGCTCCCTGCTCGTCCTCCTCGCCGACTTCACCGGCCAGCACGCCTTCGGCACCCGTCTGCCCGTGGGCGTCGTCACCGGCGTGCTCGGCGCCCCGTACCTCGTCTACCTGATCATCCGCACCAACCGGACGGGAGGCTCCCTGTGA
- a CDS encoding ABC transporter ATP-binding protein yields the protein MTTHHTLAAEGLSLGYGDRTVIDSLDLAVPPGRVTAIVGANACGKSTLLRSMSRLLAPRTGRVVLDGKEVHRMPARQLARTLGLLPQSPVAPEGIVVGDLVGRGRHPHQGMFSRWSAEDDAAVAAALDTTGTTALADRPVDELSGGQRQRVWIAMALAQHTDILLLDEPTTFLDASHQVEVLDLLTDLNQARGTTVVMVLHDLNLAARYADHILALADGRLHAAGSPEEVLTEETVRAVFGLDSRIIEDPVSGRPLMLPIGRHHVRPLQDASAGRPAAGPVAGPVAGPAAREAG from the coding sequence GTGACCACGCATCACACTCTGGCCGCCGAGGGGCTCAGCCTCGGCTACGGCGACCGGACCGTCATCGACTCCCTCGACCTGGCTGTCCCGCCCGGCCGCGTCACCGCGATCGTCGGCGCCAACGCCTGCGGCAAGTCGACGCTGCTGCGGTCGATGTCCCGGCTGCTGGCCCCCCGTACGGGCCGCGTCGTGCTGGACGGCAAGGAGGTGCACCGGATGCCCGCCAGACAACTGGCGCGCACGCTCGGCCTGCTGCCGCAGTCGCCGGTGGCGCCCGAGGGCATCGTCGTCGGCGACCTCGTAGGGCGGGGCCGCCACCCGCACCAGGGGATGTTCTCCCGCTGGAGCGCCGAGGACGACGCGGCCGTGGCGGCGGCCCTCGACACGACGGGCACCACCGCGCTCGCCGACCGCCCCGTGGACGAACTGTCCGGCGGGCAGCGGCAGCGGGTGTGGATCGCGATGGCGCTCGCCCAGCACACGGACATCCTCCTGCTCGACGAGCCCACCACCTTCCTCGACGCCAGCCACCAGGTCGAGGTACTCGACCTCCTGACCGACCTGAACCAGGCTCGCGGCACCACCGTCGTCATGGTCCTGCACGACCTGAACCTCGCCGCGCGGTACGCGGACCACATCCTCGCGCTCGCGGACGGCCGGCTGCACGCGGCCGGTTCGCCGGAGGAAGTGCTGACCGAGGAGACGGTGCGCGCGGTGTTCGGTCTCGACAGCCGCATCATCGAGGACCCGGTGTCGGGCCGGCCGCTGATGCTGCCGATCGGCCGCCACCACGTCAGACCGCTCCAGGACGCGTCGGCGGGCCGCCCGGCGGCGGGCCCGGTGGCGGGCCCGGTGGCGGGCCCGGCGGCGCGGGAGGCCGGCTGA